ctgtcgtgttttaatttaccgaCATTATCCGAATACTGGTAAACCATCATTGTCAGATTTGTAACataatataatgtttttttacagATATAGATTCACTGCTCAAGTTTCCTGCTGATTTATAAGGACCATGGCTACCTCGGACTGTTTATCTGATCAAGATAAACAATTTTTGGCCAGTTGTGAGGAAGATCTAAAAAATAGGTATACAGAAAAAGACGAAGCATTTATGAAGGTTTTTAATGCGGAGCCAAGTCCACCGCCTATAATAGAGTCATGGTGGGTGCCAAACAACGGCGGGCGGCGGAACGACCGGCGCTTCAACCGGCGTGGCCAGCCGTACTCGCGCGACGGACGGGACGGGCGGGACGGGCGGGATGGGCGCGACGGGCGCGACGGCCGAAGCCGCGGCCGCTACGACCACTCCCGCTCCTACGAAGATAGGAGCTACCCCCATCACAGCAATCGCCCACGCCACTATTAGCACACTTTTGTTTAAACATTCATAAATGTCCATCCATATATAAAACCGATTAGTTAATAAAACGTGGTTTTGAACTATAATAAAAACACTCGTTTTTCTCAAAATAATATACTCTCAATTATTATGGCTTTGCTTTACATTTTAACAACTTATAAATAACATAATCATCACAAAAATTATGCAACTACAATAATCTTATAGTGAAACTCAaaagtgaataaataaatatatttaatttgtcACAGCTACTCAACAAgtctaattatttataaatttgtaACAATAATAACTTATGCAGACACCCCCAAACAATGTGCTCTCTCTGTATATGAAGACTGCGCGGTGCACGGGCAGTGCGACGGCAGCGCCCGgtttattaaatattcaatattgCATTTATCCGATATTATTGCTTCTGATAGGactaaaatatttcattatgcCCGCACATTGTTCAAAATATTCCTCCACAATATGTTTACTACTATAACATAGGTAatcacaataatattattttgcgtgGCTTCTCGCACAATATAACTCCAATAATCTCAAAAAGGAATAGTCTGTAATATACATGAAAAGCGTACGAGTATATAAGCGGCGGCCCGACGC
This genomic stretch from Leguminivora glycinivorella isolate SPB_JAAS2020 chromosome Z, LegGlyc_1.1, whole genome shotgun sequence harbors:
- the LOC125241803 gene encoding RNA guanine-N7 methyltransferase activating subunit, with protein sequence MATSDCLSDQDKQFLASCEEDLKNRYTEKDEAFMKVFNAEPSPPPIIESWWVPNNGGRRNDRRFNRRGQPYSRDGRDGRDGRDGRDGRDGRSRGRYDHSRSYEDRSYPHHSNRPRHY